CTTCTGCCCATATTTCCTCCACCTATAGCCATCATCAAGGATATCGATGTCACTTGTAGTTTGGACTACAACTCTAGGTTCTCTCACTGTTCTACTCCCTGCGGCTGACATGCCCTCACTTTCAGCCTCTATCTTCCTGGAAAATTTCAAAgcaaaaaactcaaataagatcCCCACAACTAATAGGAAAATTCagtcttttatttcttttgaaattatgGATTAGACTTACCATCTTTTGGCATCAGGCTCATCTTCATCTATCTCATCCCCTCCTGATTTACTCCTCTGCGAGCTTCGATCAAAATCATCATCCCCGATCGAGATCGAAGAATTCTCCGGCGTCGCAACCGAGTCCATCGGCCCAGTGCCATGCGAGGCATACGACTGATCTGGGAACTCGTTGGTGGGAGGATTGTAGGGTTGTACTGCTTGACAAGAAGCTGGGTTTGCCGATGATCTCCTAGTAGACTGAGGCTTCGGATGGTTATGAGTACCCTTGTAAACGATCTCGGTGATCTGCCCATCTAAAGACCTCTCAACCTTCTTCTTGGTTGGGCAATTGGGGTAAGTACACTTGTAATAGCTTCGCGGATTTTCGCTCCCTTTCACTTGCTTCTGCCCATACTTTCTCCAGTTGTATCCATCTTCGGATTTTCTCTGCTCCCTTATCGACTGCGATGAATTGTTATAACGATTATAACTGGATTGAAAGCCGGCGCCGGCGCCGGGGCGAGAGTCGGTCTGAATTGAGGAAATATCAGGGGACAAGCTCTGCAGAGAAGCAAATTCAGATTTCACCAGGCTCTTATCTGAAGATGGATTATTATCTTGCTTGATGGCTTCTTGAAAATCCCATCCTTGGTTTTCCTGGAATTTTTTGAACAAGTTGAGATAGTTTCAGATAAAATAGGGAGAGAATTGGGCATGAATCAAGTAAAGGTTGTTATATAGAACTTACAGTTGGAAGTTCAGATTGAAAGGTTGTCGTGGATGAAGTTGGACGCCTTGTTTGGGGCTGGAAAGAGAAGTCGGAGCTGTTCTTTGGTTCCCGCTTGATGCCCTGGTGGTAGTCGTTGGAAACAGAGCTGTTTTTCCAATTGAAGGCCTGAGTTGGGAAAGTCCCGGTTGTAGGAGACGGAAGAATCTGCATAAATCAATCAGTCAAACGTACGTTAAGAACTCTGAACTGAACTTTATGTTTCCATAGGAACCAAACAGAAAGCCAAAaacgaaaagagaaagagaaaggatgGAATATAATTACATTGGAAGTGGAGAGGAGCACGGGGGAGTCGAGGAGGTCGGCGGGGCTGAGGCCTGGAGGGATGGAGAAGTAAGAAGAGGGGGAGAAAGCGGGAGGGGAGATGGGGAGGGAAGGCGGCGGAATGGACTTAAACTTGGGGACGCCGGAGCCGGTTCTCTCGGCGACACGATCGGAGAGGCCACTGCTGACAGTGGGAGCGGGGGCGGAGGAGGGGTAGTCATGGTTGAAGAGGTCGGAGAACGAGGAGGACATGAAGGGGTTGGAGAAAGAGAAGgtggtggaggaggaggaggaggaggaggcgggTGGCTTGGGGAAGGAGGTAGCCGAGGTGTCTAAGCTCCCGGAAGGAGAGGCCATTAATTAGAttgagaggagagagagagagagatccgatgggtggagagagagagttgttaTAAATGGAGGTGGCAAGtctatagagagagagagagagagagagagaggaggaggaggaagtgaAAACGAACACGCATAGGATAAtcggttttattttttattattattttattttttaaattgggGAATGGGGGTGTTGGCAATCTTGATCTCTTGTTGCAGAGGGAGGAGGCATCTTCTGAGAAAGCTCGGGTGATATTTGACCttggaaaataataatatgaaggcagagagagagagagagagagagagagagagaagggggggggggggggggggttggtcAAAGCTCGTGTTTTTGACTGGCTGCCATGAATGACAGAAGGAGGCGGCCGCCTTGCGTGTGTGTCTACGTGTGCAGAGCAAGACTGAGAGAGACATGTGGTGAATGGAAATTACCGCGTACGCGCTGTCTCGCTCGATCTCCCGGGTCGGGGTCGGGTTCGGGTGGGCTCTTTTTATAATTTcctaatatatatagtttttatatTCTGTACATCAAATGTGATAAAAGGTACATATATATGGTAATAATGGGTCGTTAAGTCagctatttatttatttgatttataataaatatatcgtattttaaaatattttattaatcaataataataataataataataatatatcattatCTTTTAGTGGCATACCACTTCTGACTTCCCCCATACATATAGATTTTAGGATGGATGGGAAAGCTCCTGGCTTTTGCCACGGCCAATTGCTGCCCCGCAAAACGACAGGCTTTGATTTCTGTAAACGTGTCATCTCTTCTCTGGCGGATGGGATTTATATCAACGGCTCTCCATTTCCTTGGTTCGTCTTCTAGAACCCTCACTTACcctgttatgttatgttcacccAGTTAAGTTACAAATCACTAATCATGTgaaactaatattaaattagaaactaaaTAATTTCCTTCTTAGCCCCCCCAACATCTGAAAATTACAGAAATCAAATATATCTATTACATTTTATTGATGAGTTAaactaaatgattttatttgCAACTGACTCTGTGCGTTCTCACTGGTCTGGCATTCGCGCGTGTTAGTGTGAATAAGACTTTTGTGCTTGCATTAACGAATGTATCTAAATTTAAGTTAGAGAGGCAGCCGCCTGCCTAATTAATTTGTCTGCACATTTCCTCCCAAATCTGGAGCCGCCCGCCAACAAAGTTGGATATTGCTTgcaattttaattgatttattaaatgttaaatttaactaattaaaatacttaaCACTTcatattaatgttttatatatttatatctatatttatatgaCATACAACACAAGATATCAACTTATTCAGATAATATTCATGTGATTTCAAGTAGAATTGTCAACAAAAAAACCGAAGCAAGGGTGTTTTGGTTGGTCCTCTAGAGTTGTCGGATTCTCTGTTCATTTCTTTATATCGGAATCATTAATTATGAAATcgcaaattaataatatattatgagATAGTCATGCAAGAGAGCGATGAAATAATTGGCAGGCGTTGTTCAttagccagccagccagccagccacaAGGGCCAATCACCAATAGAAAGATTAACGTTACAAATCAGAATTTGATGCGCATTTCATGATGCACATGATATGCGTGGCCCTTGCAACTTTTCAATGGAAGATCGTCCCTTATTCCAGAGGACTTGGTGTAGAATGGAACCATATAAGTCTTAAGGATAGAACCAAGTTGTCTTTATTAGTGaaggattaattaa
This genomic stretch from Diospyros lotus cultivar Yz01 chromosome 1, ASM1463336v1, whole genome shotgun sequence harbors:
- the LOC127813273 gene encoding WRKY transcription factor WRKY24 gives rise to the protein MASPSGSLDTSATSFPKPPASSSSSSSTTFSFSNPFMSSSFSDLFNHDYPSSAPAPTVSSGLSDRVAERTGSGVPKFKSIPPPSLPISPPAFSPSSYFSIPPGLSPADLLDSPVLLSTSNILPSPTTGTFPTQAFNWKNSSVSNDYHQGIKREPKNSSDFSFQPQTRRPTSSTTTFQSELPTENQGWDFQEAIKQDNNPSSDKSLVKSEFASLQSLSPDISSIQTDSRPGAGAGFQSSYNRYNNSSQSIREQRKSEDGYNWRKYGQKQVKGSENPRSYYKCTYPNCPTKKKVERSLDGQITEIVYKGTHNHPKPQSTRRSSANPASCQAVQPYNPPTNEFPDQSYASHGTGPMDSVATPENSSISIGDDDFDRSSQRSKSGGDEIDEDEPDAKRWKIEAESEGMSAAGSRTVREPRVVVQTTSDIDILDDGYRWRKYGQKVVKGNPNPRSYYKCTNPGCPVRKHVERASHDQRAVITTYEGKHNHDVPVARGSGSHSLNRPLPTNTNGNAVMAFRPSTISQHPTTNAMANPIRSSRLQAEGQAPFTLEMLQSPGSFGFAGFGNPMGSYLNQPQVPDNNVFSRAKEEPRDDMFLESLLC